A window of Longispora fulva contains these coding sequences:
- a CDS encoding ABC transporter permease, giving the protein MNVNFVKRAGLSLVARKAKSLIMLGLFLVIFTLVLAGFLLQSATRQSAANTKAKVGADISLYFDFEKAMAKANGGMPQISGKDSLSTAKVDALGKSPLVRGYNYSLESSSAPPEGVKLVEGGGKPPEGLHMATAAGGDSAGPVDMNTLSLSGARDLGLTDEFGKGRHTLVEGRAPTMKDDGSNVALVEERLAKKNTLKVGGKLTLRSADGKHSAEFEIIGVYRDPTALTDSWMPPSMLPGNKVYVPFGALATLNPATLVDGQPQVQTAKYTLKDPERFAQFQQAAKAAGIDLEVFKLDNNDRLYNDLVGPIQGIASFAGVAVWLVSIAGAAILGLIVTLAIRDRRQELGILLSLGERKWKLVGQHLVEVVAVAVLALGFSVLVGQALSQYAGSALLDREVAAAKKANQNGMAGGAVTVGGTTGAVSAVRIGSPVESESMKPVDRISVRLEAAEVGRVAGVGLGIALLATVLPGLAVLKLNPRTILMKGE; this is encoded by the coding sequence GTGAATGTGAACTTTGTCAAACGGGCGGGCCTGAGCCTGGTGGCCAGAAAGGCCAAGTCCCTGATCATGTTGGGGCTGTTCCTGGTCATCTTCACGCTGGTGCTGGCCGGTTTCCTGCTCCAGAGCGCCACCCGGCAGTCGGCCGCCAACACGAAGGCCAAGGTCGGCGCGGACATCTCCCTCTACTTCGACTTCGAGAAGGCGATGGCGAAGGCCAACGGGGGCATGCCGCAGATCTCCGGCAAGGACTCCCTGAGCACCGCGAAGGTGGACGCGCTCGGAAAGTCCCCGCTGGTGCGGGGCTACAACTACTCCCTGGAGAGCTCGTCGGCCCCACCGGAGGGGGTGAAGCTGGTCGAGGGCGGGGGCAAGCCCCCGGAGGGCCTGCACATGGCCACGGCCGCCGGTGGCGACTCCGCCGGTCCGGTCGACATGAACACGCTCTCGCTCAGCGGGGCCCGCGATCTGGGCCTCACCGACGAGTTCGGCAAGGGCCGGCACACCCTGGTCGAGGGCCGCGCGCCCACGATGAAGGACGACGGCAGCAACGTCGCCCTGGTCGAGGAGCGCCTGGCCAAGAAGAACACCCTCAAGGTGGGCGGCAAGTTGACCCTGAGGTCGGCGGACGGCAAGCACAGCGCCGAATTCGAGATCATCGGGGTGTACCGGGACCCGACGGCCCTGACCGACTCCTGGATGCCTCCGTCGATGCTCCCTGGCAACAAGGTCTACGTGCCGTTCGGGGCGCTCGCCACGCTCAACCCGGCCACGCTGGTCGACGGGCAGCCGCAGGTGCAGACCGCGAAGTACACGTTGAAGGATCCGGAGAGGTTCGCGCAGTTCCAGCAGGCGGCCAAGGCTGCGGGCATCGATCTGGAGGTGTTCAAGCTGGACAACAACGACCGGCTGTACAACGACCTCGTCGGCCCGATCCAGGGCATCGCCTCGTTCGCGGGGGTGGCCGTCTGGCTGGTGTCGATCGCCGGGGCCGCGATCCTCGGGCTGATCGTCACCCTCGCGATCCGGGACCGCCGCCAGGAGCTGGGCATCCTGCTGTCCCTGGGCGAGCGCAAGTGGAAGCTCGTCGGCCAGCACCTGGTGGAGGTGGTCGCGGTCGCCGTCCTCGCTCTCGGGTTCTCGGTGCTGGTCGGTCAGGCCCTGTCGCAGTACGCCGGCAGCGCGCTCCTCGACCGGGAGGTCGCGGCGGCGAAGAAGGCCAACCAGAACGGCATGGCCGGTGGGGCGGTGACCGTCGGAGGCACGACCGGCGCCGTGTCCGCCGTCCGGATCGGTTCCCCGGTCGAGTCCGAGTCGATGAAGCCGGTGGACAGGATCTCCGTCCGGCTGGAGGCTGCCGAGGTGGGCCGGGTGGCCGGCGTCGGCCTGGGCATCGCGCTGCTCGCCACCGTCCTGCCGGGCCTGGCGGTCCTCAAGCTCAACCCGCGCACCATCCTGATGAAGGGCGAATGA
- a CDS encoding ABC transporter ATP-binding protein — protein sequence MTVAPILELDSVSHAFQGPRRKVWVLKNVTYAFEPGTFYTILGPSGSGKTTMLSLASGLDSPVDGRVLYRGEDVRGMGLARYRNRHVATIFQSYNLLTYMSAVRNVTTAMEITGVKGGKTRAMELLERLGLDEQEAKAPVLELSGGQQQRVAIARALACDVDILFADEPTGNLDGDTAQEMVEVFRELAHEQGTCVIVVTHSQEVARQSDQVLTLTKGKIARRGR from the coding sequence ATGACCGTGGCACCGATTCTCGAACTCGACAGCGTCAGTCACGCCTTCCAGGGCCCCCGGCGCAAGGTCTGGGTGCTCAAGAACGTCACCTACGCCTTCGAGCCGGGCACCTTCTACACAATCCTCGGGCCGTCCGGCAGCGGCAAGACGACGATGCTCAGCCTGGCCAGCGGCCTGGACTCCCCGGTCGACGGCCGGGTGCTCTACCGCGGCGAGGACGTGCGCGGCATGGGCCTGGCGCGGTACCGCAACCGGCACGTGGCGACGATCTTCCAGTCGTACAACCTGTTGACCTACATGAGCGCGGTGCGCAACGTGACCACGGCCATGGAGATCACCGGGGTGAAGGGCGGAAAAACGCGGGCCATGGAGCTGCTCGAACGGCTCGGACTCGACGAGCAGGAGGCGAAAGCCCCGGTCCTGGAACTCAGCGGCGGCCAGCAGCAGCGGGTCGCCATCGCCCGGGCCCTGGCCTGTGACGTGGACATCCTGTTCGCCGACGAGCCGACCGGCAACCTGGACGGCGACACCGCCCAGGAGATGGTCGAGGTGTTCCGGGAACTCGCCCACGAGCAGGGCACCTGCGTCATCGTCGTCACGCACTCCCAGGAGGTGGCCCGCCAGTCCGACCAGGTGCTGACCCTGACGAAGGGCAAGATCGCCCGTCGCGGGAGGTGA
- a CDS encoding sensor histidine kinase, with amino-acid sequence MTARLSVRAKLTLVYGTLMLVVEAILLAVVYFLMTYVPVYRIAAADGPVGMPVPDDWQPPPGPWDAQPAGVIAISSKADVLTSLLWSFGVGLLLVTALGLLVCWLVAGRVLSPLARITAAAHTATTGTLHERIALPGRADELKKLADTFDGMLARLEREFAAHQRFAANAAHELRTPLAVTRTMLQVALAHPEDHDLRELGPKLLATNERSIATTEALLVLASAEHARVRTGPVDLAALAGEVVGQVAAEAAQREVSVAHRLPGCWVTGDPALLRQLLLNLVHNAVRHNHAGGQVAVGVLPAAAGGGTLTVSNTGPVVPQDELSFLFEPFYRRHGRAGRGGAAPGAVGHGLGLAIARAIAEAHGGRICVVAHHAGGLTVTVTL; translated from the coding sequence GTGACCGCGCGGCTGAGCGTTCGGGCCAAGCTGACCCTGGTCTACGGCACGCTGATGCTGGTGGTCGAGGCGATCCTGCTCGCCGTCGTGTACTTCCTGATGACCTACGTGCCCGTCTACCGGATCGCCGCCGCGGACGGCCCGGTGGGGATGCCGGTGCCCGACGACTGGCAGCCGCCGCCCGGCCCGTGGGACGCCCAGCCGGCGGGCGTCATCGCCATCTCGTCCAAGGCCGACGTGCTCACCTCGCTGCTGTGGTCGTTCGGGGTCGGACTCCTGCTGGTCACGGCGCTGGGCCTGCTCGTGTGCTGGTTGGTCGCCGGCCGGGTGCTCAGCCCGCTCGCCCGGATCACGGCCGCAGCCCACACCGCCACCACCGGCACCCTGCACGAACGGATCGCCCTGCCCGGCCGCGCCGACGAACTCAAGAAGCTCGCCGACACGTTCGACGGCATGCTCGCCCGCCTGGAACGCGAGTTCGCCGCGCACCAGCGGTTCGCGGCCAACGCCGCCCACGAACTGCGCACCCCTCTCGCCGTCACCCGCACCATGCTCCAGGTGGCCCTCGCGCACCCGGAGGACCACGACCTGCGCGAACTCGGCCCGAAACTGCTCGCCACCAACGAGCGCAGCATCGCCACGACCGAGGCGCTGCTGGTCCTCGCCAGCGCCGAACACGCGCGGGTGCGCACCGGGCCGGTGGATCTCGCCGCCCTCGCGGGGGAGGTGGTCGGCCAGGTCGCGGCCGAGGCCGCCCAGCGGGAGGTGTCGGTGGCCCACCGGCTGCCCGGGTGCTGGGTGACCGGCGACCCGGCCCTGCTGCGCCAGCTCCTGCTGAACCTGGTGCACAACGCCGTCCGGCACAACCACGCCGGGGGACAGGTGGCGGTCGGCGTGCTCCCCGCGGCGGCCGGCGGCGGGACGCTGACCGTGTCGAACACCGGCCCGGTGGTACCCCAGGACGAACTGTCGTTCCTGTTCGAGCCGTTCTACCGGCGGCACGGGCGCGCCGGGCGGGGCGGGGCCGCGCCCGGCGCGGTCGGGCACGGCCTGGGGTTGGCGATCGCGCGGGCCATCGCCGAGGCGCACGGCGGCCGGATCTGCGTGGTCGCCCACCACGCCGGCGGCCTGACCGTGACCGTGACCCTCTGA
- a CDS encoding response regulator transcription factor codes for MRVLVVEDEPFLASALRSGLRREAMAADVAHDGEDALRRLAVHAYDVVVLDRDLPGVHGDDVCRHVATALPGCRILMLTAAGGLRDKVAGLGLGADDYLVKPFDFPELVARLRALGRRTAPAQPPVLDRVGLRVDQHRMQAYRDGRFLPLTRKEFAVLTLLMRAEGGVVSAEHLLEKAWDEYADPFTNAVRITISTLRRKLGDPAVLHTVTGVGYYLGAPPRTGPEAGR; via the coding sequence ATGCGGGTACTGGTGGTCGAGGACGAACCGTTCCTCGCGAGCGCGCTGCGGTCCGGGCTGCGCCGCGAGGCCATGGCGGCCGACGTCGCCCACGACGGCGAGGACGCCCTGCGCCGGCTCGCCGTGCACGCCTACGACGTGGTCGTCCTCGATCGGGACCTGCCCGGCGTGCACGGCGACGACGTGTGCCGGCACGTGGCGACCGCACTGCCCGGTTGCCGGATCCTGATGCTCACGGCCGCCGGCGGCTTGCGGGACAAGGTCGCCGGCCTCGGCCTCGGCGCCGACGACTACCTGGTCAAACCGTTCGACTTCCCGGAACTCGTCGCCCGGCTGCGCGCCCTCGGCAGGCGGACGGCCCCCGCCCAGCCGCCCGTCCTGGACAGGGTGGGGCTCCGGGTCGACCAGCACCGGATGCAGGCGTACCGCGACGGCCGGTTCCTGCCGCTCACCCGCAAGGAGTTCGCCGTGCTGACCCTCCTGATGCGGGCCGAGGGCGGGGTGGTCAGCGCCGAGCACCTGCTGGAGAAGGCGTGGGACGAGTACGCGGACCCGTTCACCAACGCCGTGCGGATCACCATCTCCACCCTGCGCCGCAAGCTGGGCGACCCGGCGGTCCTGCACACCGTCACCGGCGTCGGCTACTACCTCGGCGCGCCGCCCCGGACCGGACCCGAGGCCGGCCGGTGA
- a CDS encoding proline racemase family protein: MSVRTVDYHTAGEPFRIVTGLAIPGGSVPARREALRLAQVDPGAPGRDVEELRQLLCREPRGHADMYGGFIVPANDAAASAGGVDGKPSADDGGVDARSPAGDGTGHFGVLFWHNDGYSTACGHGTIALGAWAVHSGLVPAPDTGTTEVRIDVPSGRVAALVDTEAGRVSAVTFRNVPSRVVELAVPAGDAVVDLAYSGALYAVLDTAALGLAVEPSDLPELIRAGRRIKAALPGRDLYGVIFCDRRVADPAGVRQRNVTIFADGQVDRSPCGSGTSAVLALLHADGTLPEGATLRHGSIVGTEFLGRVVGEGPDGVVTEITGMAYRTGESVFDLDPADPLGTGFVLR, from the coding sequence ATGAGCGTGCGCACCGTCGACTACCACACGGCCGGGGAACCCTTCCGGATCGTCACCGGCCTGGCGATCCCTGGCGGTTCCGTGCCGGCCCGCCGCGAGGCGCTCCGCCTCGCCCAGGTCGACCCGGGCGCGCCCGGCCGCGACGTCGAGGAGCTGCGCCAGCTCCTGTGCCGCGAACCCCGGGGCCACGCCGACATGTACGGCGGGTTCATCGTCCCGGCGAACGACGCCGCCGCGTCTGCCGGCGGCGTCGACGGGAAGCCTTCGGCCGACGACGGGGGCGTTGACGCCCGGTCGCCGGCCGGGGACGGGACCGGGCACTTCGGTGTCCTGTTCTGGCACAACGACGGCTACTCCACGGCGTGCGGCCACGGCACCATCGCCCTCGGCGCCTGGGCCGTGCACTCCGGACTGGTCCCCGCCCCGGACACCGGCACGACGGAGGTCCGGATCGACGTGCCCTCCGGCCGGGTCGCCGCCCTGGTCGACACCGAGGCCGGCCGGGTCTCGGCCGTCACCTTCCGCAACGTGCCGTCCCGGGTCGTCGAGCTGGCCGTGCCCGCCGGGGACGCGGTCGTGGACCTGGCCTACTCCGGGGCGCTGTACGCGGTCCTCGACACCGCGGCGCTCGGCCTCGCCGTCGAGCCGTCCGACCTGCCGGAACTCATCCGGGCCGGCCGCCGGATCAAGGCCGCCCTGCCCGGCCGGGACCTCTACGGCGTCATCTTCTGCGACCGGCGCGTCGCGGACCCGGCCGGTGTCCGGCAACGCAACGTCACCATCTTCGCCGACGGCCAGGTGGACCGGTCGCCGTGCGGCTCCGGCACCTCCGCCGTCCTGGCGCTGCTGCACGCCGACGGCACCCTGCCCGAGGGCGCGACGCTGCGACACGGCTCCATCGTGGGCACCGAGTTCCTCGGCCGGGTGGTCGGGGAGGGGCCCGACGGGGTGGTCACGGAGATCACCGGGATGGCGTACCGCACGGGGGAGTCGGTGTTCGACCTCGACCCGGCCGACCCGCTCGGCACCGGGTTCGTGCTCCGGTGA
- a CDS encoding STAS domain-containing protein, translating to MAVLRVDRPGVPRHARLLVEGDLDMTTSPELSTAIRAALGDGATAISVDLSGVGFLDSTGIRALFDGYLDATRLGGELAVHAASDWVRRVLEISGVAEVLLAPATAEARGR from the coding sequence ATGGCAGTACTGAGGGTCGACCGCCCAGGGGTTCCGCGGCACGCCCGACTCCTGGTCGAGGGCGATCTGGACATGACCACCTCCCCGGAACTGTCGACGGCGATCCGCGCGGCCCTCGGCGACGGCGCCACCGCGATCAGCGTGGACCTCTCCGGCGTCGGCTTCCTCGACTCGACCGGCATCCGGGCCCTGTTCGACGGGTACCTCGACGCCACCCGGCTCGGCGGCGAACTCGCCGTGCACGCCGCGAGCGACTGGGTCCGCCGGGTGCTGGAGATCAGCGGCGTCGCCGAGGTCCTGCTCGCCCCGGCCACCGCGGAGGCCCGGGGCCGCTAG
- a CDS encoding ornithine cyclodeaminase family protein, which translates to MSAPAGTDLAALGLRGAIAAIADALCAGLDPEADPPRSIVDVPAGQLLLMPASHDGYAGVKVATVAPGNPALGLPRIQALYLLLDAATLTPVATLDGTALTALRTPATSAVAVAHLAAPDAAHLLVFGTGPQAAGHVAAVRAVRPISRVTVVGRDPGRAERFAAEWGAVVGVPDEVADADVICCCTTASTPLFPGGLVRSTATVVAVGSHEPAVRETDDDLVARSDVWVEARSAAFREAGDLIDPVGRGVITPGHVRGTLSDLVTGRVAPRADRPRFFKGVGMAWQDLVVAAAAHRGSPSSPMG; encoded by the coding sequence GTGAGCGCGCCCGCCGGGACCGACCTCGCGGCGCTCGGCCTGCGCGGTGCCATCGCCGCGATCGCCGACGCGCTGTGCGCCGGGCTGGACCCCGAGGCCGACCCGCCCCGGAGCATCGTCGACGTGCCGGCCGGGCAACTGCTCCTCATGCCGGCTTCGCACGACGGGTACGCCGGCGTCAAGGTCGCCACCGTCGCCCCCGGCAACCCAGCGCTCGGCCTGCCCCGGATCCAGGCGCTCTACCTGCTGCTGGACGCGGCCACCCTGACCCCGGTGGCCACGCTGGACGGCACGGCGCTGACCGCGCTGCGCACCCCGGCCACCTCCGCCGTCGCCGTCGCGCACCTCGCGGCCCCCGACGCGGCGCACCTGCTCGTCTTCGGCACCGGACCGCAGGCCGCCGGGCACGTCGCCGCCGTCCGGGCGGTGCGCCCGATCAGCCGGGTCACCGTGGTCGGGCGCGATCCGGGGCGGGCCGAGCGGTTCGCCGCGGAATGGGGCGCCGTGGTCGGCGTACCCGACGAGGTGGCGGACGCCGACGTCATCTGCTGCTGCACGACCGCCTCGACCCCCCTCTTCCCGGGCGGGCTCGTGCGGTCCACCGCGACGGTCGTGGCCGTCGGCTCGCACGAACCGGCCGTCCGGGAGACCGACGACGACCTGGTGGCCCGGTCCGACGTGTGGGTGGAGGCCCGGTCGGCGGCGTTCCGCGAGGCCGGCGACCTGATCGACCCGGTCGGTCGGGGCGTGATCACCCCGGGGCATGTCCGCGGCACCCTTTCCGACCTGGTCACCGGCCGGGTGGCCCCGCGCGCCGACCGGCCCCGGTTCTTCAAGGGCGTCGGCATGGCCTGGCAGGATCTCGTGGTGGCGGCCGCCGCGCATCGGGGCTCGCCCTCGTCGCCGATGGGGTAG
- a CDS encoding SpoIIE family protein phosphatase, which yields MEPSTAFPGEPADVVRAFEDLPAILWAFEGPEHRVVAANRAARASAGHRADIVGRPVREVLPELEGQQIFAMFDEIYVTGRGRSQPGLRVLIDRDGDGELEEGFFTYSAQPALHADGTVRGLLVYTVENTELVRLRHAAEDRAAASEHRYREQRDFVLGLQRGLLPQGMPVLPRVRTSARYLAAGADTAAGGDWFDVVPLGDGRAALLVGDVVGHGAPAVAAMGQLRAVALQALTSGADIAETVARLDGLADHVPTARGATVCLVVLDPGAGEVRYASRAHPAPLVVDPDGVTRFLAGAPGGPLGSGSAKAEVHREPLTSGELVLLYSDGLVERPGRTLADGMARLSKVASAVVRDAVGDDTTVPDLMVDRVCALVVERLALSGYSDDVTLLAAEPVPRRADLSVDFPASSGALSGLRRSVGTWLAALDVTGMDADGLQLVVGEAAANAIEHAYPAGVRHRMRVECRLGEDGVAHLTLSDGGRWREPTPEPAGRGWGLRLMRSLVDRVEVSATSSGTAVTFHQPLRRAVRLGSAAEPGRDAEELRTAYERPVLRVSGPVDQDTVERVRDAVMAASRGGALPVVVDLTGVSQLASAGVVLLHQLAADCDGLRLVAPVGGPARQVLELTGLGHLV from the coding sequence ATGGAGCCAAGCACGGCTTTTCCCGGCGAACCGGCCGATGTGGTGCGCGCCTTCGAGGACCTGCCCGCCATCCTGTGGGCCTTCGAGGGCCCCGAGCACCGGGTCGTCGCCGCGAACCGGGCCGCCCGCGCCTCCGCCGGCCACCGGGCGGACATCGTCGGCCGGCCGGTCCGCGAGGTGCTGCCGGAGCTCGAGGGCCAGCAGATCTTCGCGATGTTCGACGAGATCTACGTGACCGGCCGGGGCCGGTCCCAGCCCGGACTGCGGGTCCTGATCGACCGCGACGGCGACGGCGAGCTGGAGGAGGGCTTCTTCACGTACTCCGCGCAGCCGGCCCTGCACGCCGACGGCACCGTCCGGGGACTGCTGGTGTACACGGTGGAGAACACCGAGCTGGTGCGGCTGCGCCACGCCGCGGAGGACCGGGCCGCGGCGTCCGAGCACCGCTACCGCGAACAGCGCGACTTCGTCCTCGGCCTGCAGCGCGGTCTGCTCCCCCAGGGGATGCCGGTGCTGCCAAGGGTGCGCACGTCCGCGCGGTACCTGGCGGCCGGGGCCGACACCGCCGCCGGGGGCGACTGGTTCGACGTGGTGCCGCTGGGCGACGGCCGGGCCGCGTTGCTCGTCGGGGACGTCGTCGGGCACGGCGCCCCGGCGGTGGCGGCGATGGGCCAGTTGCGCGCGGTGGCCCTGCAGGCGCTGACGTCCGGCGCGGACATCGCCGAGACCGTGGCCCGCCTGGACGGGCTGGCCGACCACGTGCCGACCGCGCGGGGCGCGACGGTGTGCCTGGTGGTACTGGACCCGGGCGCCGGGGAGGTGCGGTACGCCAGCCGCGCGCACCCCGCCCCCCTCGTGGTGGACCCGGACGGCGTGACCCGGTTCCTGGCGGGCGCGCCGGGCGGCCCGCTCGGCTCCGGGTCGGCGAAGGCCGAGGTGCACCGCGAGCCGCTCACGTCGGGCGAGCTGGTCCTGTTGTACTCCGACGGCCTCGTCGAGCGCCCCGGTCGCACCCTCGCCGACGGCATGGCCCGGCTGTCGAAGGTGGCCTCCGCCGTGGTGCGCGACGCGGTGGGCGACGACACGACGGTGCCGGACCTGATGGTCGACCGGGTGTGCGCGCTGGTCGTGGAGCGCCTGGCCCTGTCCGGGTACTCCGACGACGTCACCCTGCTGGCCGCCGAGCCGGTGCCGCGGCGTGCGGACCTCAGCGTGGACTTCCCGGCGTCCAGTGGGGCGCTGAGCGGGCTGCGCCGGTCGGTGGGCACGTGGCTCGCCGCGCTGGACGTCACGGGGATGGACGCCGACGGGTTGCAGCTGGTGGTGGGCGAGGCGGCGGCGAACGCGATCGAGCACGCGTACCCGGCAGGGGTCCGGCACCGGATGCGGGTGGAGTGCCGGTTGGGCGAGGACGGGGTGGCGCACCTGACCCTGTCCGACGGCGGCCGGTGGCGGGAGCCGACCCCGGAGCCGGCCGGGCGGGGCTGGGGGCTGCGGTTGATGCGCTCCCTCGTGGACCGGGTGGAGGTGTCGGCGACGTCGTCGGGGACGGCGGTGACGTTCCACCAGCCGTTGCGCCGGGCCGTGCGGCTCGGGTCGGCCGCCGAGCCGGGCCGGGACGCGGAGGAGTTGCGCACCGCGTACGAGCGGCCGGTGCTGCGGGTGTCCGGCCCGGTCGACCAGGACACCGTCGAGCGGGTCCGGGACGCGGTGATGGCGGCCAGCCGGGGCGGCGCGCTGCCGGTGGTGGTGGACCTGACCGGGGTGAGTCAGCTGGCCAGCGCCGGGGTGGTCCTGCTGCACCAGCTGGCGGCGGACTGCGACGGGCTGCGGCTGGTGGCTCCGGTCGGCGGACCGGCGCGTCAGGTGCTGGAGCTCACCGGGCTCGGGCACCTGGTGTGA
- a CDS encoding DUF6328 family protein, producing the protein MVESESDRAKRNFDELLQELRVAQTGNQILFAFLLTVAFTPRFAQATGPEKFVYVLTVLSASAATALFIAPVNHHRLTFRRGMKSQILPMSSHLAIAGLFFMMLALNGALYLAVRTVVGAPWAGIATGLIATTYVVLWYGVPLIRRIRGYPPQEP; encoded by the coding sequence ATGGTCGAGAGCGAGAGCGACCGGGCGAAGCGGAACTTCGACGAACTGCTCCAGGAGTTGCGGGTCGCGCAGACCGGCAACCAGATCCTCTTCGCCTTCCTTCTGACGGTCGCCTTCACGCCCCGATTCGCCCAGGCGACCGGGCCGGAGAAGTTCGTCTACGTCCTCACCGTGCTGTCCGCCAGCGCCGCGACGGCGTTGTTCATCGCCCCGGTCAACCACCACCGGCTCACGTTCCGGCGGGGCATGAAGTCGCAGATCCTGCCGATGTCGTCCCACCTGGCGATCGCGGGCCTGTTCTTCATGATGCTCGCCCTGAACGGGGCGCTGTATCTGGCCGTGCGCACGGTCGTGGGCGCACCGTGGGCCGGGATCGCCACGGGCCTGATCGCCACGACCTATGTGGTGCTCTGGTATGGCGTCCCCCTCATCAGGAGGATCCGCGGCTATCCTCCCCAGGAGCCATGA
- a CDS encoding rhodanese-like domain-containing protein, producing MTPPISLSSKIHGIGVAAPHEAAEYFAARLRCESDSSDVWHDLDNRIGNIVVIDPRGREAHAAERVPGAVSLPHAEIDAGSTAGLDRGAVLVVYGWYPGCNAGTKAALKLSRLGFQVKEIIGGIEYWKREGLPVESTTTR from the coding sequence ATGACCCCTCCCATCTCCCTGTCGTCCAAGATCCACGGCATCGGCGTCGCCGCGCCGCACGAGGCGGCGGAGTACTTCGCCGCGCGACTGCGCTGCGAGTCCGACTCCTCCGACGTCTGGCACGACCTGGACAACCGGATCGGGAACATCGTGGTGATCGACCCGCGCGGTCGCGAGGCGCATGCGGCGGAGCGCGTCCCGGGCGCGGTCAGCCTGCCGCACGCGGAGATCGACGCCGGGAGCACGGCCGGCCTGGACCGCGGGGCGGTCCTCGTGGTCTACGGCTGGTACCCCGGCTGCAACGCCGGGACCAAGGCCGCGCTGAAACTCTCGCGGCTCGGCTTCCAGGTCAAGGAGATCATCGGCGGCATCGAGTACTGGAAGCGGGAGGGCCTCCCGGTCGAGTCCACGACCACTCGCTGA
- a CDS encoding Lrp/AsnC family transcriptional regulator, producing the protein MRLDDVDRAILECLSANARISNSDLARAVGLSPTPCLRRVRRMEAEGLIRGYTAIIDPQLVGRAFVALVGVRLSQHVRPDIRRFEAGVMALPEVTECHHTTGEFDYFLKVEVADLPAYESFHADRLAALPGIRTAVTFVIMNSLR; encoded by the coding sequence ATGAGGCTCGACGACGTCGACCGGGCGATTCTGGAGTGCCTGTCCGCCAACGCCCGGATCAGCAACAGCGATCTGGCGCGGGCCGTCGGCCTCAGCCCGACCCCCTGTCTGCGCCGGGTCCGCCGGATGGAGGCCGAGGGCCTGATCCGCGGCTACACGGCCATCATCGATCCGCAGCTCGTTGGGCGGGCCTTCGTCGCCCTGGTCGGGGTCCGGCTGAGCCAGCACGTGCGGCCGGACATCCGGCGCTTCGAGGCGGGGGTGATGGCCCTGCCGGAGGTCACCGAGTGTCACCACACGACGGGCGAGTTCGACTACTTCCTCAAAGTGGAGGTCGCCGACCTGCCGGCGTACGAGTCGTTCCACGCGGACCGGCTCGCCGCGCTGCCCGGCATCCGAACCGCCGTCACCTTCGTGATCATGAACAGCCTGCGCTGA
- a CDS encoding DMT family transporter encodes MSTSTTSKDAQLPSTGTSGRVPVDLPLAVVLWASAFVGIRAALPSYSPWQVAALRFGIASVVLVGFAIATRMPRPAVRDMPTLLALGGVGVAGYQLTLGLGEQRVSAGVAAFLVATVPVLTAVLAWFTLREGLGARGWTGIGVSCVGVVVIAVSGHDGLAGLRAGVPGVGLVLVAALCEAVFFIGQKPLLTRYSGLQVATWSIWSGTLFLLPGLPGALRALPTAQHAATASIVYLGVFPGAVAYLAWSRALARTAAARVTTALYLMPVGALLLAWPWLGEVPQPAALVGGALCLGGVVLTNSRRAR; translated from the coding sequence ATGTCCACCTCCACCACCTCGAAGGACGCACAACTGCCGTCCACCGGCACGTCCGGCCGCGTCCCGGTGGACCTGCCGTTGGCCGTGGTGCTGTGGGCCTCGGCCTTCGTGGGGATCCGGGCCGCGCTCCCGAGCTACTCCCCCTGGCAGGTCGCGGCGCTCCGCTTCGGCATCGCCTCCGTGGTGCTCGTCGGCTTCGCGATCGCTACGAGAATGCCCCGCCCGGCCGTACGGGACATGCCGACACTGCTCGCGCTCGGCGGAGTCGGCGTCGCCGGCTACCAGCTCACCCTCGGGCTCGGGGAACAGCGCGTCTCGGCCGGGGTCGCGGCGTTCCTCGTCGCGACGGTACCCGTCCTCACCGCCGTACTGGCCTGGTTCACCCTGCGTGAGGGCCTCGGGGCCCGGGGCTGGACCGGCATCGGCGTCAGCTGCGTCGGCGTGGTCGTCATCGCCGTGTCCGGTCACGACGGACTCGCCGGTCTGCGGGCCGGTGTTCCCGGCGTCGGACTGGTCCTGGTCGCCGCGCTGTGCGAGGCGGTGTTCTTCATCGGCCAGAAACCGCTCCTGACCCGGTACTCCGGGCTCCAGGTGGCCACGTGGTCGATCTGGTCGGGCACGCTGTTCCTCCTGCCGGGGCTCCCCGGCGCCCTGCGCGCCCTGCCGACCGCCCAGCACGCGGCGACCGCGTCGATCGTCTACCTCGGCGTCTTCCCCGGGGCGGTCGCGTACCTCGCGTGGTCGCGGGCACTGGCCCGGACCGCTGCGGCCCGCGTCACGACCGCGCTGTACCTCATGCCGGTGGGCGCGCTCCTCCTCGCGTGGCCGTGGCTCGGGGAGGTGCCCCAGCCGGCGGCGCTGGTCGGGGGCGCACTGTGCCTCGGCGGGGTGGTGCTCACCAACTCCCGCCGCGCGAGGTAG